In a genomic window of Heterodontus francisci isolate sHetFra1 chromosome 21, sHetFra1.hap1, whole genome shotgun sequence:
- the LOC137381175 gene encoding G-protein coupled receptor 15-like, translated as MGYPAMSMIEDICYPVLAAIGVAVNLVAIVILSRRKCGLSKCITVHLVGMAVADLLVVITDPILYWIVLIYFPGSFLRITPVCSLIIFLLFASTAVSVWLTVTFTFDRFVAICCEKLKTKYCSEKTAAVVVGTVSVLGCLESLPWYFTLVQECNINNVPMGCANKLSFYTSTIWGAFELFHLIFTPCVPVFLILLLNVLTVRRILFSSKVRRGFRRHSNAENHKDPEMENRRKSIILLFCISGSFILLWVTRLVFNIYTRIADIQSYSSFTDPVFITDRTAMMLQLLSSCTNTCIYTVTQTKFRQELKMAVKYPLNLIVKFVKS; from the exons atgggatatccagcaatGTCTATGATAGAAGACATTTGTTAtccagtacttgcagcaattggagttgctg ttaacttggtggcgattgtgatcctgtcccgaagaaagtgcggtctctccaaatgtatcactgtccacctggtgggaatggcagtggctgatctcctggtcgttatcactgatcccatattgtactggattgttttaatttatttcccaggttcattcctgagaattactcctgtgtgttctctcattatcttTCTGCTTTTTGCATCCACAGCTGTTTCTGTCTGGcttacagtcactttcacctttgatcgatttgtggccatttgttgtgagaagctgaaaacaaaatattgcagtgagaaaacggcggctgtggttgtgggaacagtgagtgtgctgggctgtttagagtctctcccctggtactttacactggtacAAGAGTGCAATAttaataatgttcccatgggttgtgctaataaactgagcttctatacttccaccatatggggggcatttgaattgtttcatcTCATTTTCacaccttgtgtcccggtctttctcattttgctgctcaatgtcctgactgtcagacggattttattctccagcaaagtccgcaggggattccggcgccacagcaatgcagagaatcacaaggacccagagatggagaatcgcaggaaatcaattattttactcttctgtATATCCggaagttttatactgttatgggtgacccggcttGTATTTAACATTTATactcgaattgcagatattcagtcttATTCCTCCTTCACTGACCCTGTCTTTATCACAGATCGCACAGCcatgatgctgcagcttctcagttcctgcaccaacacatgtatttatactgtgacccagacgaaattcagacaggagctgaagatggcggtgaaataccctctcaatcttatTGTTAAAtttgtgaaatcatag